The following are encoded in a window of Candidatus Margulisiibacteriota bacterium genomic DNA:
- a CDS encoding biotin--[acetyl-CoA-carboxylase] ligase, which yields MNSFKYKIHQYSKLDSTNDYALCNRDKLVYGDVVVADIQTNGHGRFNRKWVSSNQNNLYFTIVLGDIDNPQYLPLYTAVVLTRLLDSIGIQAKIKWPNDILIDNKKVAGILVQSVLQNGKNYVVVGIGMNLFLSAEEKLEIAVPVTFLENFVRDFNKNKLLEELLNTFFSGLETLNKEGFLSIKNEYQIKSSLIGEQITVKCSQKEFVGKVIGFSDNGEMLLMDENHTFTINSGEVVKIL from the coding sequence ATGAATTCCTTTAAATATAAGATACATCAATATTCTAAATTAGATTCTACAAACGATTATGCGCTTTGCAATAGAGATAAACTAGTTTATGGCGATGTAGTTGTTGCTGATATTCAGACGAATGGTCATGGAAGATTTAATCGTAAGTGGGTTTCCTCTAATCAAAATAATTTATATTTTACAATTGTTTTAGGGGACATTGATAATCCTCAATATTTGCCTTTATATACAGCCGTTGTTTTGACTAGGTTGCTTGATTCTATAGGTATTCAAGCAAAAATTAAGTGGCCAAACGACATTCTAATAGATAATAAAAAAGTTGCAGGTATTTTGGTGCAGAGTGTTTTGCAAAATGGAAAAAACTACGTGGTTGTTGGTATTGGAATGAATCTTTTTTTAAGTGCAGAAGAAAAACTTGAAATAGCCGTTCCTGTTACATTTTTGGAGAATTTTGTAAGAGACTTTAATAAGAATAAATTATTAGAAGAGTTACTTAATACCTTTTTTTCAGGTCTGGAAACTTTGAATAAAGAAGGTTTTTTGTCAATAAAAAACGAGTATCAGATTAAAAGTTCTTTAATAGGTGAACAAATTACTGTAAAATGTTCTCAGAAAGAATTTGTGGGGAAAGTAATTGGATTTTCAGATAACGGAGAAATGCTTCTAATGGATGAGAATCACACATTTACAATTAATTCAGGAGAGGTAGTGAAAATATTATGA
- a CDS encoding peroxiredoxin: MVGHKIFETTIDVFDKGEFSKIKLSDLKGKWIVLFFYPADFTFVCPTELLEMAELYKDFQKLGVEIISISTDTLETHKHWKEKSSMIAAIQYPMGSDPHGHLAQKLGVYSEHEHCAFRATIVIDPNGTIRVHEVNSIEIGRSAAELYRKIQALEHVRMNPNELCPASWRPGQKTLGSEK, encoded by the coding sequence ATGGTTGGTCACAAGATATTTGAGACAACCATAGATGTTTTTGATAAAGGTGAGTTTTCTAAGATAAAGTTATCAGACTTAAAAGGAAAATGGATTGTTCTGTTCTTTTATCCGGCTGACTTTACCTTTGTTTGTCCTACAGAATTGTTGGAAATGGCAGAGCTTTATAAAGACTTTCAGAAGTTAGGTGTTGAGATAATTAGTATCAGTACGGATACACTTGAAACTCATAAGCATTGGAAAGAAAAATCATCTATGATTGCCGCTATCCAATATCCTATGGGTTCGGATCCTCATGGCCATTTGGCTCAAAAACTAGGTGTTTATTCTGAGCATGAACACTGTGCTTTTAGAGCGACTATAGTCATTGACCCAAATGGAACTATTAGGGTTCATGAGGTTAATTCCATCGAAATTGGTAGAAGTGCTGCTGAGTTATACAGAAAAATACAAGCGCTTGAGCACGTTCGAATGAATCCTAATGAATTGTGTCCTGCTAGTTGGAGACCAGGACAAAAAACATTAGGCTCGGAAAAATAA
- the nadA gene encoding quinolinate synthase NadA has protein sequence MPEIEMIQEIQALKKEKNAIIVAHNYQYGEIQDIADFVGDSLELSKKASELKNDIIVFCGVWFMAETAKILAPDKKVLLPVKNAGCPMADMITAEQLAKLKKQHPKAKVVTYVNSNADVKALTDVCCTSANAVKIVQNIDAEEIIFVPDKNLGAYCQRFTDKKVILWEGHCYVHSRISPAEVKTAKQNLSDAPLIVHPECSPQVIDLADAVLSTAGMLEYVKKSKAKRFLIATEEGIIHRMKKENPEKQFYSAGTPKFCVNMKKTKLSNVLQALREETYQIEVPKDIAKKAKASLDRMLEYL, from the coding sequence ATGCCAGAAATAGAAATGATTCAAGAAATTCAAGCATTAAAAAAAGAGAAAAATGCAATAATTGTTGCGCATAACTATCAATATGGTGAGATACAAGATATCGCAGATTTTGTTGGTGATTCTTTAGAACTTTCTAAGAAAGCTTCAGAACTTAAAAATGACATTATTGTCTTTTGTGGGGTTTGGTTTATGGCTGAAACTGCTAAAATATTAGCACCAGACAAAAAAGTGCTTTTGCCTGTGAAAAATGCTGGATGCCCTATGGCAGATATGATAACAGCAGAGCAGTTAGCTAAACTAAAAAAGCAACATCCAAAAGCTAAGGTGGTAACTTATGTGAATTCTAATGCAGACGTCAAAGCGTTAACTGATGTCTGTTGTACTTCTGCTAATGCAGTTAAGATTGTTCAAAACATTGATGCAGAAGAAATTATTTTTGTTCCCGATAAGAACCTTGGAGCTTATTGCCAAAGATTTACTGATAAAAAGGTTATTTTGTGGGAGGGGCATTGTTATGTGCATAGTAGAATTAGTCCTGCAGAAGTGAAAACAGCAAAACAAAATTTGTCTGATGCTCCATTAATAGTTCACCCAGAATGTTCGCCTCAAGTTATCGATTTGGCAGATGCGGTTCTTTCAACAGCTGGTATGTTGGAATATGTTAAAAAAAGCAAGGCGAAACGTTTTCTTATAGCTACGGAAGAAGGAATTATTCATAGGATGAAGAAGGAAAATCCAGAGAAACAATTTTATTCAGCTGGAACACCGAAGTTTTGCGTGAATATGAAAAAAACGAAACTCTCAAATGTTCTTCAAGCACTAAGGGAAGAGACTTATCAGATTGAAGTTCCGAAAGATATAGCCAAAAAAGCGAAGGCTTCCTTAGACCGAATGCTTGAGTATTTATAA
- the bioB gene encoding biotin synthase BioB: MSIYNIYLKSIANNKLTAQEAIELINISDAELPELLDRANEIREKFFGNQVMLCGIINAKSGKCSEDCSFCAQSARHQTNVDEYSLLSKDRILQAVEDAKANNTGCFSIVTSGKGYIANAREMESIIDVVKEISGVKKCASLGLISLQQAKKLKEAGLEKFHHNLETAESFFPNMCTTHTYKDRVETIRNAKMAGLKVCVGGIFGIGETREQMVELGMAISELEVDSVPINIVHQIDGTKLYGSTQKLEVNEILKLIATFRFIMPNKVIGVFGGRQSNLADRQREIFRAGANSILVGNYLTVKGNNAKDDILMLKELGLEPVSEFR; the protein is encoded by the coding sequence ATGAGTATTTATAATATTTATTTGAAGTCGATTGCAAACAATAAACTAACTGCGCAGGAAGCCATTGAGTTAATTAATATTTCTGATGCAGAATTACCTGAATTATTGGATAGAGCGAACGAGATAAGAGAAAAGTTTTTTGGTAATCAGGTAATGCTTTGTGGAATCATTAATGCCAAGTCTGGAAAGTGTAGCGAGGATTGTTCTTTTTGTGCTCAGTCTGCTCGTCATCAGACAAACGTTGATGAATACTCTTTACTTTCTAAAGACAGAATTTTGCAAGCAGTAGAGGATGCGAAAGCAAATAATACTGGCTGTTTTTCAATTGTTACTTCAGGGAAAGGCTACATTGCTAATGCAAGGGAAATGGAAAGCATTATCGATGTAGTTAAGGAAATTTCAGGAGTAAAAAAATGTGCGTCTTTAGGATTAATTTCTTTACAGCAAGCAAAAAAATTAAAAGAAGCCGGACTTGAGAAGTTTCATCATAACTTAGAAACAGCTGAATCTTTTTTCCCTAATATGTGTACTACTCATACCTATAAAGATAGGGTAGAAACAATCAGAAATGCTAAGATGGCTGGTTTGAAAGTTTGTGTAGGTGGAATTTTTGGAATTGGTGAGACAAGGGAGCAAATGGTAGAACTTGGAATGGCCATATCTGAGCTTGAGGTGGATTCAGTGCCAATTAATATTGTTCATCAGATAGATGGGACAAAGCTATATGGTAGTACGCAGAAGTTAGAGGTAAATGAGATATTGAAACTTATTGCTACCTTTAGGTTTATAATGCCAAACAAAGTTATTGGTGTTTTTGGTGGCAGACAAAGCAATTTAGCTGACAGACAAAGAGAGATTTTTAGAGCTGGAGCTAATTCTATTTTGGTAGGAAATTATCTTACAGTTAAGGGGAATAATGCGAAAGACGATATTCTTATGCTGAAAGAATTGGGATTGGAGCCAGTTAGTGAGTTTAGATAA